TGTTACTACGTGCAAAAGATTTAAAGTCATATTCTATGCTAGCAAGTGATGGTGAATTAGGATCGTTAGACGATTTTTATTTTGATTCCGATACTGCGACGATTCGCTATTTTGTCGGTGACACGAGAACGTGGTTCTTTGGAGGGAAAGTACTATTAAGCCCTCTTTCCTTTTCGAACATAGATAGAGATAATGAGCGCATTGCTGTTAAAGCGACAAAGGACCAAATCAAAGATAGTCCAAAGCCTGAAGAACATGAACCTGTTACGAGAAAATATGAGAAACAACTCAGCACCTATTATGGTTGGGAAGGTTACTGGGGTGGTGCTGATAGACCTAGAGATATGACTGGATTCCAAGCTCATGCTCCAATGATGCCTCCGATCTTTAATCCAGAAGTACCACGTAATCAAGAAGAGCAACGATTACAAG
Above is a genomic segment from Bacillus sp. FJAT-45037 containing:
- a CDS encoding PRC-barrel domain-containing protein; the protein is MLLRAKDLKSYSMLASDGELGSLDDFYFDSDTATIRYFVGDTRTWFFGGKVLLSPLSFSNIDRDNERIAVKATKDQIKDSPKPEEHEPVTRKYEKQLSTYYGWEGYWGGADRPRDMTGFQAHAPMMPPIFNPEVPRNQEEQRLQADAATVKDTEFDQDQHLISVEDIKGYTVYSKGGEVGKIHDCVIDDKTWKIRYFVVNVGGFFNKELVLVSVEWLTDVDWKSHIITVGLDNELIENAPELESGQVITVEDETKLHVHYNRPTYWQEKN